One stretch of Sulfuricystis multivorans DNA includes these proteins:
- a CDS encoding phosphomannomutase/phosphoglucomutase encodes MNLAPEIFKAYDIRGIVGQSLTAETARLIGQALGTEARQAGIRAIVIGRDGRLSGPELAAALAEGIVGTGTDAVDIGCVPTPVTYFAAHHLGTQSCVSVTGSHNPPDYNGFKIVLGGKTLASERIQALRCRISSADFATGRGVLRRTDVREAYLARIVSDVKLARPMKIVVDCGNGVAGELAPELFRRMGCEVIDLFCTVDGRFPNHHPDPSKPENLRDVQRALHETDAELGLAFDGDGDRLGVVTKDGEIIYPDRQLMLFAADILYRHPGATIIFDVKCSRWVAESIRHQGGVPLMWKTGHALIKAKLKETGAPLAGEMSGHMFFNERWYGFDDGLYAGARLLEIVSRWEDANWPLKHLPNALSTPELNLKMQEGEPHRLIAKLKEAALEKRVLKGARELVTIDGVRAEYADGFGLARASNTTPVVVLRFEADDEAALSRIQADFKAALESIWPGLQVEFAGGH; translated from the coding sequence ATGAACCTCGCCCCAGAAATCTTCAAGGCCTATGACATCCGCGGGATCGTCGGCCAGTCGCTCACCGCCGAGACAGCGCGTCTGATCGGCCAGGCGCTCGGCACGGAAGCGCGCCAGGCCGGCATTCGCGCGATCGTCATCGGCCGCGACGGGCGGCTTTCCGGCCCCGAGCTTGCCGCCGCACTGGCCGAGGGCATCGTCGGCACCGGCACCGATGCGGTCGACATCGGCTGCGTGCCGACACCGGTCACTTATTTCGCCGCCCATCATCTCGGCACGCAAAGCTGCGTCTCGGTCACCGGCAGCCACAATCCGCCCGACTACAACGGCTTCAAGATCGTGCTGGGCGGAAAGACGCTGGCAAGCGAGCGCATCCAGGCATTGCGGTGCCGTATCAGTAGCGCCGACTTTGCGACCGGCCGCGGCGTGCTGCGCCGCACCGATGTGCGTGAGGCGTATCTGGCGCGCATCGTCTCGGATGTCAAGCTCGCCCGACCGATGAAGATCGTCGTCGATTGTGGCAATGGCGTCGCCGGAGAACTCGCGCCCGAGCTGTTCCGGCGCATGGGCTGCGAAGTCATCGATCTTTTCTGCACGGTGGATGGCCGCTTTCCGAACCATCATCCCGACCCGTCGAAGCCGGAAAACCTGCGCGACGTACAGCGCGCGCTGCATGAAACCGATGCCGAGCTGGGCTTGGCCTTCGACGGCGACGGCGACCGTCTCGGTGTCGTCACCAAAGATGGCGAGATCATCTATCCGGATCGGCAGCTGATGCTCTTCGCCGCCGACATCCTCTACCGCCATCCGGGTGCTACGATCATCTTCGACGTCAAATGCTCGCGCTGGGTGGCCGAATCGATCCGGCATCAGGGCGGCGTGCCGCTGATGTGGAAGACCGGCCATGCGCTCATCAAGGCCAAACTGAAGGAAACCGGCGCGCCCTTGGCCGGCGAGATGAGCGGCCACATGTTCTTCAACGAACGCTGGTATGGCTTCGACGATGGCCTCTACGCCGGCGCGCGGCTACTCGAAATCGTCAGCCGCTGGGAGGATGCCAACTGGCCTTTGAAACACCTGCCGAACGCCCTCTCGACGCCGGAACTGAACCTGAAAATGCAGGAAGGCGAGCCGCACCGGCTGATCGCCAAGCTGAAGGAAGCGGCGCTAGAGAAGCGCGTGCTCAAAGGTGCCCGCGAGCTCGTCACCATCGATGGCGTGCGCGCCGAATACGCCGACGGCTTTGGCCTGGCGCGCGCCTCGAATACCACACCGGTCGTCGTGCTGCGTTTCGAGGCGGACGATGAAGCGGCGCTTTCGCGCATCCAGGCCGACTTCAAGGCCGCTTTGGAAAGCATTTGGCCGGGGTTGCAGGTCGAATTCGCCGGTGGTCACTAA